The following proteins are encoded in a genomic region of Stutzerimonas balearica DSM 6083:
- the mltB gene encoding lytic murein transglycosylase B codes for MTRTLRMLGLVGVFAGAQSAIAGDYQSPAVDQFIDEMTQEYGFAAEQLHELFGQAQRKQAILDAISRPAERVKPWKEYRPIFITDSRIAQGVDFWRQNEAALARAEAEFGVPAQVIVAIIGVETFYGRNTGNYRVIDALSTLGFDYPPRQPFFRQQLKEFLLLAREEQVDPLTLKGSYAGAMGLPQFMPSSFRAYAVDFDGDGHIDIWSNPVDAIGSAASYFKQHGWVAGEPVVARAEVDGPEYEKGLTVGLEPVLDAAALRGLGWRTDTPVADGTAVTAFRLEGAEGDEYWVGLPNFYVITRYNRSVMYAMAVHQLSEKLAQAKGATL; via the coding sequence ATGACGCGAACGCTCCGCATGCTGGGGCTGGTCGGCGTCTTCGCCGGCGCGCAGTCGGCCATTGCCGGCGACTACCAGAGCCCAGCGGTGGACCAGTTCATCGACGAAATGACCCAGGAATACGGCTTCGCGGCCGAGCAGCTGCACGAGCTGTTCGGCCAGGCGCAGCGCAAGCAGGCGATCCTCGACGCGATTTCGCGGCCGGCCGAGCGGGTCAAGCCGTGGAAGGAGTATCGTCCGATCTTCATCACCGACTCGCGCATCGCCCAGGGGGTGGACTTCTGGCGGCAGAACGAGGCGGCCCTGGCGCGCGCCGAGGCCGAGTTCGGTGTTCCGGCGCAGGTGATTGTCGCAATCATCGGCGTCGAAACCTTCTACGGGCGCAATACTGGCAACTACCGGGTGATCGATGCCTTGTCGACGCTGGGCTTCGATTATCCGCCGCGCCAGCCGTTCTTCCGCCAGCAGCTCAAGGAATTCCTCCTGCTTGCCCGTGAGGAGCAGGTCGATCCGCTGACGCTCAAGGGGTCCTACGCCGGCGCGATGGGGCTGCCACAGTTCATGCCGAGCAGCTTCCGCGCCTATGCGGTGGATTTCGACGGCGACGGCCACATCGACATCTGGAGCAATCCGGTCGATGCGATCGGCAGCGCCGCGAGCTATTTCAAGCAGCATGGCTGGGTGGCTGGCGAGCCGGTGGTCGCACGTGCCGAGGTCGACGGCCCGGAATACGAGAAGGGGCTGACAGTCGGTCTCGAGCCGGTGCTCGATGCCGCCGCGCTGCGTGGCCTGGGCTGGCGTACCGATACGCCGGTGGCCGATGGCACAGCGGTAACCGCCTTTCGCCTGGAAGGCGCCGAGGGTGACGAATACTGGGTCGGCCTGCCGAATTTCTACGTGATCACGCGCTACAACCGCAGCGTGATGTACGCCATGGCAGTGCATCAGCTGTCCGAGAAGCTCGCGCAAGCCAAGGGAGCGACGCTATGA
- a CDS encoding LON peptidase substrate-binding domain-containing protein, which produces MNLPLFPLDTVLFPGCVLDLQLFEPRYLDMVSACLKAGHGFGVVRILEGHEVGPAPSAHAMVGCEALIRDWQQRPNGLLGIRVEGARRFDVQSTEVQRDQLLVAEVSWRDEVCDRALDAQYEDLLVLLQALGQHPMVRTLGMPGEIRGQAELASKLAYLLPFETAQKLQLLATDEPAERLQLIQQWLERLQGDAPD; this is translated from the coding sequence ATGAATCTGCCGCTGTTCCCGCTCGATACCGTGCTGTTTCCCGGTTGCGTACTGGATCTGCAGCTGTTCGAGCCGCGCTATCTGGACATGGTCAGCGCCTGCCTGAAGGCCGGCCACGGCTTTGGCGTGGTGCGCATTCTCGAGGGTCACGAAGTGGGCCCGGCGCCGAGCGCCCATGCCATGGTCGGCTGCGAGGCCCTGATTCGCGACTGGCAGCAGCGCCCCAATGGCCTGTTGGGAATTCGCGTCGAGGGGGCCCGGCGTTTCGATGTGCAGTCGACCGAGGTGCAGCGCGATCAGTTGCTGGTCGCCGAGGTGAGCTGGCGCGACGAGGTCTGCGACCGGGCGCTCGATGCCCAGTACGAGGACTTGCTGGTGCTGCTGCAGGCGCTCGGGCAGCACCCGATGGTGCGAACGCTGGGCATGCCGGGCGAAATCCGCGGGCAGGCCGAGCTGGCGAGCAAACTGGCCTACCTGCTGCCGTTCGAAACCGCACAGAAGCTCCAGTTGCTCGCAACCGACGAGCCCGCCGAGCGCCTGCAACTCATCCAACAGTGGCTGGAACGGTTGCAGGGCGATGCGCCCGATTAG
- a CDS encoding MaoC family dehydratase, with translation MPQVPIEQLKDYIGKELGHSDWLTVDQDRVDRFADCTGDHQFIHVDPERARETPFGGTIAHGFLSLSLMPMLMEGLMVTPAGTRMGVNYGLDSLRFIQPVRVGSRVRLALTLLDAYEKNPGQWLLKGRAVMEIEGAEKPAYVAETLALCIL, from the coding sequence ATGCCGCAGGTACCGATCGAACAACTCAAGGATTACATCGGCAAGGAACTCGGCCACTCCGACTGGCTGACCGTCGACCAGGATCGAGTCGACCGTTTCGCCGACTGCACCGGCGATCATCAGTTCATCCACGTCGATCCGGAGCGCGCGCGCGAAACCCCGTTCGGCGGCACCATCGCCCACGGTTTCCTCTCGCTGTCGCTGATGCCGATGCTGATGGAAGGCCTGATGGTCACGCCCGCCGGCACCCGGATGGGCGTCAACTACGGGCTCGACAGCCTGCGGTTCATCCAGCCGGTGCGCGTCGGCTCGCGGGTTCGCCTGGCGCTGACGCTGCTCGACGCCTACGAAAAGAATCCCGGCCAGTGGTTGCTCAAGGGCCGCGCGGTGATGGAGATCGAGGGCGCGGAGAAGCCGGCCTACGTCGCCGAGACCCTGGCGCTCTGCATTCTCTGA
- the nadD gene encoding nicotinate-nucleotide adenylyltransferase, producing the protein MVRRIGILGGTFDPVHIGHLRGALEVAEMFDLDELRLIPNARPPHRETPSCSAEDRLAMVRLAVADLPPLAVDARELERDRPSYTLDTLISLRAELAAEDQLLLIVGWDAFCGLPTWHRWEELLDYCHILVLQRPDAGSEAPQALQDLVAARSVPDPQALAGAAGQIAFVWQTPLEVSATQIRQLLASGKSVRFLVPDAVLAYINAHGLYRASN; encoded by the coding sequence ATGGTTCGGCGCATCGGCATCCTTGGCGGAACCTTCGATCCGGTGCACATCGGCCACCTGCGCGGCGCGCTGGAGGTGGCCGAAATGTTCGATCTGGACGAGCTGCGGCTGATTCCCAACGCGCGTCCGCCCCACCGGGAGACGCCCAGTTGCTCGGCCGAGGACCGCTTGGCCATGGTCCGGCTGGCGGTGGCGGACCTGCCGCCGCTGGCGGTCGATGCGCGCGAACTGGAGCGCGACCGGCCGTCCTATACGCTCGATACGCTGATCTCACTGCGCGCCGAACTGGCAGCCGAGGATCAGCTGCTGCTCATCGTGGGCTGGGATGCCTTCTGCGGGTTGCCGACCTGGCATCGCTGGGAAGAACTGCTCGACTACTGCCATATCCTGGTCCTGCAGCGGCCGGATGCCGGCAGCGAGGCGCCGCAGGCGCTGCAGGACCTGGTGGCGGCGCGCAGCGTGCCCGATCCACAGGCACTCGCCGGCGCGGCCGGGCAGATCGCCTTTGTCTGGCAGACACCACTGGAGGTGTCGGCCACGCAGATTCGTCAATTGCTGGCCAGTGGCAAGTCGGTGCGCTTCCTGGTGCCCGATGCGGTCCTGGCCTATATCAACGCGCACGGGCTGTACCGGGCGTCGAACTGA
- a CDS encoding LrgB family protein, which translates to MTALQWHAAWQALIHHPLFGVGITLAAFQLAFAAYEKTRWVFLQPVLVSALMIIAILLLCGLAYEDYAGSSRLLTLMLGPATVALAVPLYLNMRRIRELFVPIVVTLLVAGSAATALGMGLAWLFGADQMILMTLAPKSVTSPIAMLVAEQIGGVVALAAVFVMLTGVLGAILGPELLRRCGVLHPAARGMALGLTAHAVGTAQALQEGDECGAFAALAMSLMGVMTAVLLPLVVSLLL; encoded by the coding sequence ATGACGGCCCTGCAATGGCACGCCGCCTGGCAGGCGCTGATCCACCATCCGCTGTTCGGCGTCGGCATCACGCTGGCCGCCTTCCAGCTGGCCTTTGCCGCCTATGAGAAGACGCGCTGGGTGTTCCTGCAGCCGGTGCTGGTCTCGGCGCTGATGATCATCGCCATCCTGCTGCTGTGTGGCCTGGCCTATGAGGATTACGCCGGCAGTTCGCGCCTGCTCACGCTCATGCTCGGCCCGGCGACCGTCGCGCTGGCGGTACCGCTGTACCTGAACATGCGGCGTATCCGTGAACTCTTCGTGCCGATCGTGGTGACCCTGCTGGTGGCCGGGTCGGCGGCTACGGCGCTGGGCATGGGCCTGGCCTGGCTGTTCGGTGCCGACCAGATGATTCTCATGACGTTGGCGCCGAAGTCGGTGACCTCGCCGATCGCCATGCTGGTGGCCGAGCAGATCGGCGGCGTGGTCGCGCTGGCGGCGGTGTTCGTCATGCTGACTGGCGTGCTCGGCGCAATCCTGGGGCCGGAACTGTTGCGCCGCTGCGGGGTTCTCCATCCTGCGGCCCGCGGCATGGCGCTCGGCCTGACCGCACACGCGGTCGGCACCGCCCAGGCACTGCAGGAGGGTGACGAGTGCGGTGCATTCGCCGCGCTGGCGATGAGCCTGATGGGCGTGATGACCGCCGTGCTGCTGCCGCTGGTGGTATCCCTGTTGCTGTGA
- a CDS encoding glutamate-5-semialdehyde dehydrogenase: protein MTESVLDYMTRLGRSAREASRVLARASTAQKNRALQAAARALDAARDELVAANEQDLAQGRANGLDAAMLDRLALTPKVIDSMIEGLRQVAALPDPIGEIRDMRYMPSGIQVGKMRVPLGVVGIIYESRPNVTIDAASLCLKSGNATILRGGSEAIHSNRAIARCIAQGLLEAELPAASVQVVETTDRAAVGALIAMPEYVDVIVPRGGKGLIERISRDARVPVIKHLDGICHVYIDVAADPQKAIRIADNAKTQRFAPCNTMETLLVHQAIAAEVLPPLAAIYRDKGVELRGCAGTRALLGADVLEATEQDWATEYNAPILSIRLVDSLDAAIEHINRYGSQHTDAIVTENFTDARRFLTEVDSSSVMVNASTRFADGFEYGLGAEIGISTDKLHARGPVGLEGLTSEKYVVLGDGHIRT, encoded by the coding sequence ATGACCGAGTCCGTACTCGACTACATGACCCGTCTGGGCCGCTCCGCACGAGAGGCTTCGCGGGTGCTTGCCCGTGCCAGCACGGCACAGAAGAACCGCGCCCTGCAGGCCGCTGCTCGCGCGCTGGACGCCGCCCGCGACGAACTGGTCGCCGCCAACGAGCAGGATCTGGCCCAGGGCCGGGCCAACGGCCTGGACGCGGCGATGCTCGATCGCCTGGCGCTGACGCCCAAGGTCATCGACAGCATGATCGAAGGCCTGCGCCAGGTCGCGGCGCTGCCCGATCCGATCGGCGAGATCCGCGACATGCGCTACATGCCGTCGGGCATTCAGGTCGGCAAGATGCGAGTGCCGCTGGGCGTGGTCGGGATCATCTACGAGTCGCGGCCGAACGTGACCATCGACGCCGCCAGCCTGTGCCTGAAGTCCGGCAACGCGACCATCCTTCGCGGCGGTTCCGAGGCGATCCATTCCAATCGAGCCATCGCCCGCTGCATCGCTCAGGGCCTGCTCGAGGCCGAGCTGCCGGCAGCCAGCGTGCAGGTGGTCGAGACCACCGACCGCGCGGCTGTCGGTGCGCTGATCGCCATGCCCGAATACGTCGACGTGATCGTGCCGCGCGGCGGCAAGGGGCTGATCGAGCGCATCAGCCGTGATGCGCGAGTGCCGGTGATCAAGCATCTGGACGGCATCTGCCATGTCTACATCGACGTGGCGGCCGATCCGCAGAAGGCCATCCGCATCGCCGACAACGCCAAGACCCAGCGTTTCGCGCCCTGCAACACCATGGAAACCCTGCTGGTGCACCAGGCGATCGCCGCTGAGGTGCTGCCGCCGCTGGCCGCGATCTATCGCGACAAGGGCGTCGAGCTGCGTGGCTGCGCCGGAACGCGGGCGCTGCTGGGGGCCGATGTGCTGGAAGCCACGGAGCAGGACTGGGCGACCGAGTACAACGCGCCGATCCTGTCGATCCGCCTGGTCGATTCGCTCGACGCGGCGATCGAGCACATCAACCGTTACGGCTCGCAGCACACCGACGCGATCGTCACCGAGAACTTTACCGATGCGCGGCGCTTCCTCACCGAGGTGGATTCCAGTTCGGTGATGGTCAACGCCTCGACCCGCTTCGCCGACGGCTTCGAGTACGGCCTGGGGGCGGAGATCGGCATTTCCACGGACAAGCTGCATGCACGCGGGCCGGTCGGCCTGGAAGGGCTGACCAGCGAGAAATACGTGGTGCTCGGCGACGGGCATATTCGCACCTGA
- the rlmH gene encoding 23S rRNA (pseudouridine(1915)-N(3))-methyltransferase RlmH, protein MRVRLIAVGSKMPRWVEEGWQEYARRLPGELPLELAEIPLNTRGKNADVARLIRQEGEAMLARVQPGERIVTLEVHGKPWSTEQLAAELDRWRLDARNVNLMVGGPEGLAPEVCARSEQRWSLSPLTLPHPLVRVLVAEQIYRAWTLLSGHPYHK, encoded by the coding sequence GTGCGCGTCCGCCTGATCGCCGTCGGCTCGAAGATGCCGCGCTGGGTGGAGGAGGGCTGGCAGGAATATGCCCGCCGGCTGCCCGGCGAGCTGCCACTCGAGCTCGCCGAGATCCCGCTCAACACGCGTGGCAAGAATGCCGACGTCGCGCGCTTGATTCGCCAGGAAGGTGAGGCCATGCTGGCGCGCGTCCAGCCTGGCGAGCGAATCGTCACGCTGGAGGTGCATGGCAAACCCTGGAGCACCGAACAGCTGGCCGCCGAGCTCGACCGTTGGCGGCTGGACGCACGTAACGTCAACCTCATGGTTGGCGGCCCGGAAGGGCTGGCACCGGAGGTCTGTGCCCGCAGCGAGCAGCGTTGGTCGCTGTCACCGCTGACCCTGCCGCATCCGTTGGTGCGCGTGCTGGTTGCCGAGCAGATCTATCGCGCCTGGACGCTTCTGTCCGGTCACCCCTATCACAAGTAG
- the rsfS gene encoding ribosome silencing factor encodes MQNEALVQLAVAALEDLKGQDIVVIDVRGKTSVTDYMVIASGTSSRQVKALAENVLEKVKEQGVRPLGSEGLDGGEWALLDLGDVVVHVMQVPTRQFYDLERLWQGAEQSRAQHGQSAE; translated from the coding sequence ATGCAAAATGAAGCACTGGTCCAGCTGGCGGTTGCCGCGCTGGAAGATCTGAAAGGCCAGGACATCGTGGTCATCGATGTACGGGGCAAGACCAGCGTTACCGATTACATGGTGATTGCCAGCGGTACCTCCAGCCGCCAGGTCAAGGCGCTGGCCGAGAACGTCCTGGAGAAGGTCAAGGAGCAGGGCGTGCGCCCGCTCGGCAGCGAAGGGCTGGACGGCGGCGAATGGGCCCTGCTGGACCTCGGCGATGTGGTCGTTCACGTCATGCAGGTGCCGACCCGGCAGTTCTATGACCTCGAGCGCCTCTGGCAGGGCGCCGAACAGAGTCGCGCCCAGCACGGTCAGTCCGCGGAGTAG
- a CDS encoding CidA/LrgA family protein, producing the protein MLLRGLTWLVLFQLLGTVVNVLVLPMLPGPIIGMVLLFLALLLRGSASDSIQLAASSLLRYLPLLLVPPAVGVMVYTEAILEDFWAIVGTLVISLLLSLVLTGRLMQALIRRQQRQREQA; encoded by the coding sequence ATGCTGCTTCGCGGCCTGACCTGGCTGGTGCTGTTCCAGCTGCTCGGCACCGTCGTGAACGTGCTCGTGCTGCCGATGCTGCCGGGGCCGATCATTGGCATGGTGCTGTTGTTTCTCGCGCTGTTGCTCCGAGGTAGCGCCAGCGACTCCATCCAGCTGGCGGCCAGCAGTCTGCTGCGCTATCTGCCGCTGCTGCTGGTGCCACCGGCGGTGGGCGTGATGGTCTATACCGAGGCGATTCTCGAAGACTTCTGGGCCATCGTCGGCACCCTGGTGATTTCGCTGCTGCTGTCGCTGGTGCTGACCGGGCGGCTGATGCAGGCGCTGATTCGTCGGCAGCAGCGCCAGAGGGAACAGGCATGA
- a CDS encoding bifunctional DedA family/phosphatase PAP2 family protein — translation MGHWLDSLTAWLAANPQWLGLTLVIVACLECLAVVGLLVPGTALVLALAVLAGNGVLSLGETLLLGYVGGLLGDLLSYALGRRYHRGIRGLPGLRQHPEWLEGAEAYFARYGVASLLVGRFIGPLRPMLPMTAGMLDMPFGRFLLVSLVAAAGWSMAYLMPGWTAGAAMRLPLAEGFWGEAAIVAGGTLLVIGLIVHGSLRQFRWITLLAASASLALLAGLFFGWPYLKIFDEGLLAVIQGERSAAMDQAMVLITRLGDFHTQLWAATLLSLLLLTMRQWRAATFAVSTLLGTALANGALKATFARLRPEVLSEPLTSYSFPSGHSSAAFAFFLVLGVLAGREQPPRMRLTWLLLACLPATAIALSRMYLGVHWATDVLAGALLAATLCATSLTLVQWHRPLPALSARVWWLLLPACLGLLGAFAAWRLPDALQLYHYVAG, via the coding sequence ATGGGCCATTGGCTCGACTCGCTCACCGCCTGGCTGGCTGCCAACCCGCAGTGGCTCGGGCTGACCCTCGTCATTGTCGCCTGCCTGGAATGCCTGGCGGTCGTCGGCCTGCTGGTGCCCGGCACGGCGCTGGTTCTGGCCCTTGCCGTGCTCGCCGGCAACGGCGTGCTGAGCCTGGGCGAGACGCTGCTGCTGGGCTATGTCGGCGGGCTGCTCGGCGACCTCCTGTCCTATGCCCTGGGCCGGCGCTATCACCGCGGCATTCGCGGCCTGCCCGGTCTGCGCCAGCACCCCGAATGGCTGGAAGGCGCGGAGGCCTACTTCGCCCGTTATGGCGTCGCCAGCCTGCTCGTCGGCCGTTTCATCGGGCCGCTACGGCCGATGCTGCCGATGACCGCCGGCATGCTGGACATGCCGTTCGGCCGCTTCCTGCTGGTCAGCCTGGTCGCGGCGGCCGGCTGGTCGATGGCCTACCTGATGCCCGGATGGACGGCCGGCGCCGCGATGCGCCTGCCTCTGGCCGAGGGCTTCTGGGGCGAAGCCGCGATCGTTGCCGGCGGCACCTTGCTGGTGATCGGTCTGATCGTCCACGGCAGCCTGCGGCAGTTTCGCTGGATCACCCTGCTGGCCGCCAGCGCGTCCCTGGCGCTACTGGCCGGCCTGTTCTTCGGCTGGCCATACCTGAAGATATTCGACGAAGGCCTGCTGGCCGTCATCCAGGGCGAACGCAGTGCGGCCATGGACCAGGCGATGGTGCTGATCACCCGCCTGGGCGACTTCCACACCCAGCTCTGGGCCGCCACCCTGCTCAGCCTGCTGCTGCTGACGATGCGTCAGTGGCGCGCGGCGACCTTCGCCGTCAGCACCCTGCTCGGCACCGCACTGGCCAATGGCGCGCTGAAGGCGACGTTCGCGCGCCTGCGTCCGGAGGTACTCAGCGAGCCTCTGACCAGCTACAGCTTTCCCAGTGGCCACAGTTCGGCGGCGTTCGCCTTCTTTCTCGTGCTCGGTGTGCTGGCCGGTCGCGAGCAGCCACCACGCATGCGGCTGACCTGGCTGCTGCTGGCCTGTCTGCCGGCCACGGCGATCGCCCTTTCACGCATGTACCTGGGTGTGCACTGGGCCACCGACGTACTGGCCGGCGCCCTGCTGGCCGCCACCCTGTGCGCGACCAGCCTGACCCTGGTGCAGTGGCACCGCCCGCTACCGGCGCTCAGCGCGCGTGTCTGGTGGCTGCTACTGCCGGCCTGCCTGGGGTTGCTCGGCGCCTTCGCCGCCTGGCGCCTGCCGGATGCGCTGCAGCTCTACCACTACGTGGCCGGCTGA
- the mrdA gene encoding penicillin-binding protein 2: MPQPIQLKDHEKDALLVRRRIIVGALVVLLLSGVLVARMYFLQVIQFDYHSTLSENNRVHVQPIPPSRGLIYDRNGRVIADNRPSFSLTVTRERAGEWREVLDRVVEVLELGAEERELFEKRVLQGRRPFEPVPIMYELSEEQIARIAVNQFRLPGIEVAAQLVRHYPQGAHFAHSVGYVGRINEKELQSLDPVNYAGTHHIGKTGIEKFYEDVLHGQVGYEEVETNARGRVLRVLKRTDPVPGKDITLTLDLKLQEAAEAALAGRRGAIVALLPKTGEVVAMVSQPSFDPNLFVTGISFKDYGALRDSIDRPLYNRVLRGLYPPGSTIKPMMAIAGLDAGVITPTSRVYDPGYYQLPNVKHKYRNWNRGGDGSVDLELAIMRSNDTYFYDMAHKLGVDRMHDYMSRFGLGQRVALDMYEETAGLMPSREWKRSRYRQPWYPGETVILGIGQGYMQATPLQLAQATALMATRGKWIRPHLARRIGGEPPVDPDPMPDIELRDPKFWDYSIHGMEQVLHGPRGTAKKVGDSAAYRIAGKSGTAQVVAIKQGEKYDSSRLAERHRDHALFVAFAPVQDPEIAVAVMVENGESGSGVAAPVAKAVLDAWLLDDSGQLKAEYAPAAKAEGEKS; the protein is encoded by the coding sequence ATGCCGCAGCCGATTCAGCTCAAGGATCACGAAAAAGACGCACTGCTGGTCCGCCGCCGGATCATCGTCGGCGCGCTCGTCGTGCTGCTGCTGTCCGGTGTGCTGGTGGCACGGATGTACTTTCTTCAGGTCATCCAGTTCGACTACCACTCCACGCTGTCGGAAAACAACCGCGTCCATGTGCAGCCGATTCCGCCGAGCCGTGGGCTGATCTACGATCGCAACGGGCGGGTGATCGCCGACAACCGGCCGAGCTTCAGCCTGACTGTCACCCGCGAGCGCGCCGGCGAATGGCGGGAAGTCCTCGACCGCGTGGTAGAGGTGCTCGAGCTCGGCGCCGAAGAGCGTGAGCTGTTCGAGAAGCGTGTCCTGCAGGGGCGGCGGCCGTTCGAGCCGGTGCCGATCATGTACGAGCTGAGCGAGGAACAGATCGCGCGGATCGCGGTGAATCAGTTCCGCCTGCCGGGCATCGAGGTCGCCGCCCAGCTCGTCCGCCACTACCCGCAGGGTGCGCATTTCGCGCACTCGGTGGGCTATGTCGGGCGAATCAACGAAAAGGAACTGCAGAGCCTGGATCCGGTGAACTACGCCGGCACCCATCACATCGGCAAGACCGGCATCGAGAAATTCTACGAGGACGTGCTGCACGGCCAGGTTGGCTACGAAGAGGTGGAGACCAACGCGCGCGGTCGCGTGCTGCGCGTGCTCAAGCGCACCGACCCGGTGCCCGGCAAGGACATCACGCTGACCCTCGACCTGAAACTGCAGGAGGCTGCCGAGGCGGCACTGGCCGGGCGTCGCGGTGCGATCGTGGCGCTGCTGCCGAAGACCGGCGAGGTGGTTGCGATGGTCAGCCAGCCGAGCTTCGATCCCAACCTCTTTGTCACCGGCATCAGCTTCAAGGACTACGGTGCGCTGCGCGACTCGATCGACCGCCCGCTGTACAACCGCGTGCTGCGCGGGCTCTATCCGCCGGGTTCGACGATCAAGCCGATGATGGCGATCGCCGGGCTGGATGCCGGGGTGATCACGCCGACCAGCCGCGTCTACGACCCGGGCTACTACCAGTTGCCGAACGTCAAGCACAAGTACCGCAACTGGAACCGCGGCGGCGACGGCTCGGTGGACCTGGAGCTGGCGATCATGCGTTCCAACGACACCTACTTCTACGACATGGCGCATAAGCTTGGGGTCGATCGCATGCATGATTACATGTCGCGCTTCGGCCTGGGGCAGCGCGTGGCGCTGGACATGTACGAGGAAACCGCCGGCCTGATGCCTTCGCGCGAGTGGAAGCGCAGCCGTTACCGGCAGCCGTGGTACCCAGGCGAAACGGTCATTCTCGGCATCGGCCAGGGCTACATGCAGGCCACGCCGTTGCAACTGGCCCAGGCCACGGCGCTGATGGCTACCCGCGGCAAGTGGATTCGTCCGCATCTGGCCCGGCGCATTGGTGGCGAGCCGCCAGTGGATCCGGATCCGATGCCGGATATCGAGCTGCGCGATCCGAAGTTCTGGGACTACTCGATCCACGGCATGGAGCAGGTGCTGCACGGCCCGCGTGGTACCGCGAAGAAGGTTGGCGATAGCGCTGCCTACCGCATTGCCGGCAAGAGTGGCACGGCGCAGGTGGTGGCGATCAAGCAGGGCGAGAAGTACGACAGCTCGCGGCTGGCCGAGCGGCATCGCGACCATGCGCTGTTCGTTGCCTTCGCCCCGGTCCAGGACCCCGAGATCGCCGTGGCGGTGATGGTCGAGAATGGCGAATCCGGCTCGGGCGTGGCCGCCCCGGTCGCCAAGGCGGTGCTCGACGCCTGGCTGCTCGACGACAGTGGTCAGCTGAAGGCGGAATACGCGCCTGCGGCCAAGGCAGAAGGCGAAAAATCATGA
- the rodA gene encoding rod shape-determining protein RodA: protein MSGTFDRTLSREDVMRRRATLLQRLHIDGLLLLLLLTLAAASLFILYSASGKNLDLLMKQASSFGLGLGAMLVIAQFEPRFMARWVPLGYLVVVGLLLVVEFLGHTAMGATRWINIPGVIRFQPSEFMKIIMPMTIAWYLSSRPLPPRLKHTLVSLALIVVPFVLILKQPDLGTSLLILASGAFVLFIAGLPWRWILGAVTALVPVAVGMWYFVMHDYQKQRVLTFLDPESDPLGTGWNIIQSKAAIGSGGVFGKGWLLGTQSHLDFLPESHTDFIIAVLAEEFGLVGVCLLLVLYLLLIARGLTITVQAQTLFGKLLAGALTMTFFVYVFVNIGMVSGLLPVVGVPLPFISYGGTSLVTLLSGFGVLMSIHTHRKWIAQV, encoded by the coding sequence ATGAGCGGTACCTTCGATCGCACGCTTTCGCGCGAGGACGTGATGCGTCGCCGGGCCACGCTTCTGCAGCGCCTGCACATCGACGGGCTGTTGCTGCTGCTGTTGCTGACGCTGGCGGCGGCCAGCCTGTTCATCCTTTACTCGGCCAGCGGCAAGAACCTCGACCTGCTGATGAAGCAGGCCAGTTCCTTTGGCCTCGGCCTCGGCGCGATGCTGGTAATCGCACAGTTCGAGCCGCGCTTCATGGCACGCTGGGTGCCGCTGGGCTATCTGGTGGTGGTCGGGCTGCTGCTGGTCGTCGAGTTTCTCGGGCACACCGCGATGGGGGCGACGCGCTGGATCAACATTCCGGGCGTGATCCGCTTCCAGCCGTCCGAGTTCATGAAAATCATCATGCCGATGACCATCGCCTGGTATCTGTCGTCGCGCCCCCTGCCGCCACGGCTGAAGCACACGCTGGTCAGCCTGGCGTTGATCGTCGTGCCGTTCGTGCTGATTCTCAAGCAGCCTGATCTGGGGACCTCGCTGCTGATCCTCGCGTCCGGCGCCTTCGTCCTGTTCATTGCCGGGCTGCCCTGGCGCTGGATTCTCGGTGCGGTGACCGCATTGGTGCCGGTCGCCGTCGGCATGTGGTACTTCGTCATGCACGATTATCAGAAGCAGCGCGTGCTGACCTTTCTCGATCCGGAAAGCGATCCGCTCGGTACCGGCTGGAACATCATCCAGTCAAAGGCGGCGATCGGCTCGGGCGGCGTATTCGGCAAGGGTTGGCTGCTCGGCACCCAGTCGCACCTGGATTTTTTGCCGGAAAGCCATACCGACTTTATCATTGCCGTTCTGGCCGAAGAGTTCGGGCTGGTTGGCGTTTGCCTGTTGCTGGTGCTCTACCTGCTGCTGATCGCGCGGGGGCTGACCATCACCGTGCAGGCACAGACGCTGTTTGGCAAACTGCTCGCCGGTGCGTTGACCATGACGTTCTTCGTCTATGTCTTCGTCAACATCGGCATGGTCAGCGGCTTGCTGCCCGTGGTGGGGGTGCCGCTTCCCTTTATCAGCTACGGTGGAACTTCGCTGGTGACCCTGCTGTCGGGGTTCGGGGTTTTGATGTCGATCCACACCCATCGCAAGTGGATCGCCCAGGTTTGA